GACAGCTCGGTCCGATTCGGACTGCGTATCCCCGGTTGGTCCTTGGGCTCTTATGCACTGACCGTCAATGGCAAGTCTGCCGTGGCTCAGCCTGAAGATGGCTTTGTGTATCTGATGGTCAACGCGGGCGATACGTTGGAGCTTGATATGTCCGTCAAGTTCGTGCGTGCCAACTCCCGAGTGCGTTCCGACGCCGGCCAGGTGGCCGTCATGCGCGGCCTGCTGGTCTACTGCGTCGAGCAGGCCGACAACCCCGGTGATCTGTGGAACTACCGTTTGGCCGATGGTGTTGATGCCGCTGCCGCTAAGACCGAGTTCCAGTCTGATTTGCTGGGCGGTGTGGATACCGTCTCGTTGCCGGCTGTGCGTGAGCAGGCTGATAGCGATGACGCCGCGCTATATGTGTCCGCCGACGTTGCGCCAGCCACTGAAGCAGTCATACTGACACTGGTGCCGTACTACTCATGGGCCAACCGCGAGGTCGGCCAGATGAGGGTCTGGCTCAGACGATAATTCTTACCCCTCTATTCTTCTTCCATTGGGTGAGCCTCCCACTGCTGAACAGCGGCGGGAGGCTTTCTCATATGCGGGGTATGATGGGGTGTCGATTCACTGGGGAGAGCAATAATGACGGCATATATGGATCACAAGGACCTCGCCAACGAGGTCATCGATCAATCGCGTGCACAGGAGATCACGGACGGCGTGCATCGGGTGCTTGATCGTATCGCTGCGGCCGAATCCATGGCCGGGCGGGAAGCTGGTTCGGTGCAGCTCTTGGCCGCCACCAAAACGCGTGACGTTGGCGAGATCATGGCCGCGATTAGTGCCGGTATCCATCTCATCGGCGAGAATCGGCCGCAGGAGGTTACGGTCAAGGCTCCGGGATTGACGCGCTTGCTTTCGGAGCGTGGAATGTCGTTGGGCGTGATTGGCGGGGCTGGGGCTTTCAACGGCGCAGCGGCGTCTGGCGCTGCGAACGGCGTCGGTGATTCCGATTCGACTGGTGCATCGGCCAATGCCGCGAATCATATTTCGTTCCATCTCATCGGCCAATTGCAGGCCAATAAAATCGGCAAAGTGCTGCCGGTGGTGAACACCATCGAATCGGTGGATTCCATCGAACTGGCGGAGAAGATTGCGCGCCGCGCCACCATGCGCGGCATCACGGTCGGAGTGCTGCTGGAGGTCAACGAATCCGGCGAGGAATCCAAGTCGGGGTGTGCTCCGAGCCATGCCATCGATTTGGCGCAGCGTATCGGTGCCATGGGCGGCCTTGAATTGCAGGGACTGATGACCATCGGCGCCCATGTGGACGACGAACGTGCCATTCGTGCGGGCTTTGCGCATCTGCGCCGTACCCGTGACCAGATTCTGGCCTCCGGTGCAGAAGGCACTGCCAGCTGTAAGGAGCTTTCCATGGGCATGACCCACGATATGGCCTATGCCATCGAAGAGGGCTCCACCATCGTGCGCGTCGGCACCGCCATCTTCGGCGAACGCGCCTTTATCTGAGGTATTTAGTTTTATTTGTCTGTTAGCGACAGAATTTTAGGAAAGAATCGGCTTCGTCCTGAAATCCTGTCGCTGACTTCGTCTTAGTGACAGGATTTCCGGAAATGAGTCCACTCTTCCTGAAATCCTGTCGCTCAGTTGTGCTCAGTGACAGGATTTCAGGAAGAGTGGGCTCATTTCCTAAATTTCTGTCGCTAAGAGGAGCTGGTAATACAAATAAGGTGTCGCGATACATAGAAAAGGTCGTCGCAATCAAGTGACGACCTTATGAATATCGAAATAGAGCAATCACGCGTAGATATTGCGCGGACGCATGTCCTCGGGAAGCCCCTCCAGCAGAATCGCCACGGAACCTTCCTCGAACACGGAACGGATACCGGCGGCCAGCAGAGGCGCGCAAGACAGCACGGTCATATTCGGCAGACGCTTTTCCTCGGGAATCGGCACGGTATCCATGAACACGATTTCATGAGCGCCGCAACGAGACAGCCGTTCCACAGCCGGGCCGGAGAGCAAGCCATGGGTGGCGACCAGCGTCACCGACTTGGCGCCGGATTCGTTCAGGGTGCGCACGGCCTCGCAAATAGTGCCGGCGGTGTCGACCATATCGTCGATCACCACACAATCGCGACCGTCGACATCACCGATGATGCCGTGTGCCTCGGCGTGGTTCGGACGGGTGATGTCGCGCTGCTTATGGATAAAGGCCAGCGGCAGGTTGCCCAACTTGGCGGCCCACTGCTCGGACACCTTGATACGGCCGGCATCAGGGGAGACGATGGTGGTGTTGTTCAGGTCAATGGCGGAACGTACATAGTCAAGCAGCACCGGCATGGCGGTCAGATGGTCGACCGGGCCATCGAAGAAGCCCTGCTCTTGGGCGGCATGCAGATCAACCGTCATAATGCGGTCAGCGCCGGCGGAACGGAACAGGTCAAAAATCAGGCGAGCGGTGATGGGCTCGCGGCCGCGGTGCTTCTTGTCTTGACGAGAATAGCCAAGGAACGGGGCCACCACGGTAATCGACTTGGCGGAGGCGCGCTTCAAAGCGTCGATCATGATGAGCTGTTCCATGATCCACTTGTTGATATCGCCCGAATGGCACTGCAGCACGAACACGTCCGCACCGCGCACCGGCTCGGTGAACCGCACGTACATCTCACCGTTGGCAAAGTCGTAAGCGGTGGTCTCGAGAACCTCAGTGCCCAGGCATTCGGCCACTTTCTCGGCCAGCTCGGGGTAGGCGCGGCCCGTGACCAAAACGAGTCGTTTATCCGGAGTGCCTTCAAGAATTGCCGACATGCTTTCGCATCCTTTTGTGTTGCAGTGTTTTTAGCCTTAACCAGTGTACTAGCACCCCACCGCAGCGCGTGCCGTGAAGTGGGGCTGTGTTGTAAGAGTGCTGCAATCGTTGATGAACATGCGGCACTGTCTCGCCCTGACCATAGGATAGGCAAGTTGCTCACAGGGTGGAGTGCATCTGCATCACCCTATGATTAACACGCATACACACTCCTGCCACGGAACGTCCGTGGCCGAATAGTCCGAAGGAGGTGGGTGATGTCTGCGCACAAGTACGAACTGATGTTCATCGCCGATCCTGAGCTGGATGAGCGCGGTCTGAAGAAGCTGACCGAGCAGTATCTGGAACTCGTCACCAAGGAAGGCGGTTCTTTCGATGAGCCCGATTACTGGGGCCGTCGCAAGCTCGCCTATGAGATTGCCGGTAAGACTGAAGGCAACTACGTCGTGGTGAAGTACACCGCCGAGCCCGCTACCAGCGATGAGCTTGACCGTGTTCTTAACCTCAACGAATCCGTGATCCGTACGAAGATTCTTCGTAAGGGCTGAATTAAGCGTTAAGTCAGCTGAATAGCTGGTAAGTAAGAAGGCAATGGCATGGCAGGCGAAACGATTATTACCGTAGTCGGTAACCTTACCCGCGATCCTGAGCTGCGTACTATTGGCAGCGGTTCCACTGTGGTGAACTTCACCATTGCGGCTTCCACTCGTCAGTACAACCGCAACACGAATCAGTGGGAGGACGGCGATACGCTGTTCATGAACTGCTCGGCTTGGGATGGTCGTACTTCGTCGTTGGCCTCCAACATCGCCAACAGTCTGTCCAAGGGCATGCGCGTTATCGCGCAGGGTCGCTTGACCCAGCGTTCCTACCAGGCCCAAGATGGTACCCAGCGCACGGTTGTTGAGCTGCGAGTCGATGAAATCGGCCCGTCTCTGACTCGTGCCACTGCACAGGTGACCCGTCAGGCTAGCCAGGGCGGCTTCCAGGGTCGTTCCAACGGCGGCTTCCAAGGTGGCCAGCAGCCCGGTCAGGGCTACGGCAACCAGGGTGGCTATCAGGGCGGTTATCAGGGTGGCGCTGGATATTCCCAGCAGTCTGCCCCGTCCAACCCGGCCGCACAGTCCGCTCCGGCAACTGATCCGTGGAGCAACGCCGGCTCCTCTGATTCCGGCAGCTTCTCCACGTTCGGCGCTTCCTCCGATTTCGGTGGCGGTGACGATTCCGATCCGGAGTTCTGATCGATACTTACCCGCTGATTAGCAGCAATCAATATCAAGATTTACAAGGAGAACATCATGTCACGTAAGAGGCCGCAACCGCCGGTCAAGCCGTTCAAGAAGAAGCCGAACCCCTTGAAGGCCGCCAAGATCACCGAGATCGATTACAAGGACGTTGCGCTGCTGCGCAAGTTCATCTCCGATCGCGGCAAGATCCGTTCCCGTCGTATCACCGGTGTGACCGTTCAGGAGCAGCGCGAACTCTCGAAGGCTATCAAGAACGCCCGCGAGATGGCTCTGCTGCCGTACGCCACCTCGGGTCGCTGAGTTAGGGAGGCTTTGAACAATGGCTGAAACTAAGGTTATTCTTACCCAGACCGTGGCCAACCTGGGCCACTCCGGTGACGTCGTCGACGTCAAGTCCGGTTACGCTCGCAACTACCTGTTCCCGCAGGGCCTGGCTTTCGCCTGGACCAAGGGTGCTGAGGCTCAGATTACCGCTATGAAGCGCGCTCGTCTGGCCAAGGCCGTTGCTACCCGTGAGGAAGCTATTGCCGCCAAGGACGCTATCGAGGGCACTACCGTCGAGATCGCCGCCAAGGTGTCCGAGTCCGGCAAGCTGTTCGGTGGTATTTCCAACGAGGCTATCGCCATCGCTCTGTCCGACAAGGCTCCGGTGAACCCGAAGTCCATCGAGGTCGAGACCATCAAGACCACCGGCGATTTCCCCGCCAAGGTGGCCCTCCACCCGGAGATTACCGCTTCCTTCTTCGTGAAGGTAGTGGCCGAGTGAGCTATTCCGGCCTTGCGCTGGAATCTTTCAGACTGACAGTCTGAGCTTAAGCATTGAACCCCGTGCGGCGATTGCCGTGCGGGGTTTTTCGTGAATTGCGGCAAGTTTTTTCGATGGTGTGCTGATTGATAATCGGCTCGTCTACACGCGACACGCCGAAGCTTGCGAGAGTCTCAGATTTGAGTATATTTATCACCTGTTGCATGAAACACTGCAGCGACTAACCAAGCCCCTGTAGCTCAGTTGGTTAGAGCAGCTGACTCTTAATCAGCGTGTCCAGGGTTCGAATCCCTGCGGGGGCACAGTTCGGAAGGCTCCGGTCGATTATCGGCCGGGGTCTTTTTGTTTTCCGGCTTAATTCTGCTGATGAAATCCTCATCCTGGCGATAGTAGGTATCGTCGGTCAGATCGCTAATGGTTACGCCGAGTTCTGGCCTATAGGAACTTTTGTGGTGCTTTAGGTTTGTCCTATCTCCGTTCTGAGTGGCGGCCGCGTCCTGTTCTCGTGTGGCGTTTGTTCCTGTGACGGGCACTGTGACGAGCGGGGCGTTTGCCGATCTCAAGGAGTCGGAGAACGAACAGCAGCAATCCCGCAACGGAGGAGACGAGCGGCAGCCAGTGTCCGTCGGCAGAACCGCTGCCGAGCGCCTCTACGAGGTCGGACAAGATCTGGATGAATTGCAATATGGTTTCAATGATTTGGGCCATGCCGGCGTCTATGCGTCCGGAGCGCACGTGGTACCGGCCCAAATGCATGGAGACCGGCGGTCAGTCGTCGGACCGCCACGAGACGTGGGCATGGAACTCGTCCCAGCTGATTCCGGTGCCATATCTCGGTGCGCCGGTGCCGGCACCGGTCTCCTCCTCGACCGGTGACGGCCTTGCCGGTCTCCAGTGCCCGGCCCTGATCAATGAGCCGGGGGCGGGATTCCCGCTTTTCATGTAGCACACCCATTCGCAGGCTCGCCTCATATGTTCCTCGGGCAGCCCGTGGTGGTCGAGGAGCACGTGCTTGAGCGGCGAGTTGACGCCGCCCTCCAACCGGTTCGTGGTGCGCGCCACCGGGCCGGCGGCCGTGAGTTTGGGTTCGAGGAACGCGAACAGCTTGCCCTCGCGGAACAGTCTCTCCAGCCGCCGGTAGCAGCGGCGCAGCTCCTGGTGGGTCCACCACCACTCCTGTTTGGACGCCTTCGGGTTGGCGGGGTCGTCCTTCGCGAAGGTGCGTTCGGCTATGAACTCTCTCCAACGGATGTGCCATGCGTTGAGCGCCTCGCCCCACCTGGCCGCCGCCTCGGCGTCACGGATCTTGGTGAGCCCGTCGGAGAGCTTCTTGAGCTCCTTGCCGGCCTCCAGCCTGGGCTTCGAGGTCAGGTCCGTCCTCGTGTTGCGCTGCACGTGCACCAGGCACCGCTGGATGCGGGCGGCCGGCCAGGCCTCGTTGCAGGCGCTTTCCGCGCCGCGCAGCCCGTCCGTGATCAGCACGTCGGGCGCGGGGATGCGCGAGAACAACGCCATGTACGCGGCCTTCGACCCGTTCGAGCACCACTGGAAGCCCAGCACCTCGCCGCTCTCGCCGTCGATGGCTATGACCAGGCACCAGCCGTGGTTCATGTACGTGCCGTCCGCCATCACCGTATGATGTTTCACCATCGGCGGTGGGATCACGGGCCGGACGTTCCAGCACCACGCGGTGCGCTTGCGCAGGGCCCGCGAATCGCCGTTCGCGTCGCACGCGGACTGGGAGGCACGGCCGAGCAGCCAGCCGAGGAAGGCGTCGAGCTGCCGGGCCCGTCCAGCATTCTCCTGCGGCATCGTCGAACTCAACGAGCAGGCCGCGCACTTCCAGCGCTGCACCCCCTTCGCGGTCCGACCGTTCTTCTTCATCGGCCGGCCGCACACCGGGCATTTCTTCGCCTTGGCGGACTTCGTTCTCATGCGTCCAGCCCACCACCGGAACGCCCCTATTTTCCCGCCGGGAAAAACGACACCCCGACACGCCTAATCCCACAAGGCCAAAGCCAGGTTATAAGCACCACAAAAGTTCCTATAGGCCCGAGTTCTTTAGCGGCGAGATACATCTTCTACAGTCGAATTTCTGATCCCCCGTTGAGCCGTTGGCGGCACCGGGATCTCGGCTGCTGGAGGGTGGGGCCGGCCGCCATGATGCCGCGCGTCGACTGCCCCATGTGCGGCGTGGTCGTCGCATCGGCGCCGGGGGGCGGAGCCCGGCGGCCGGTTCACCCGGGCTGTTCGAACGCGGGGCTCGAGGCGTTCAACAACGGGATCAAGGTCGCCATCCGCATGGCCTACGGCTTCCACCACGTCACCAACCTCATCGGCCTGGTCATGCTCAGATGCGGCGGACTCGACATCCGACTGCCACAACCCGCAATCTAACCCACGAAAACAGCATAAGCCTTACTTTTTCTGGGGATGTGCATTGGTCAAATTACGTCTTCTTTCGTGATATGTCGAGCTTTGTTGATTGTTGCGCAGAGCGCCGTAATCGCAAAAACGAGGCAGGTTCCGATTTCGATGACAACCGTCCAGCCTTTGGCGTCGCTGTTGGCAAAGCCGTTGGCGGCTATGGAGCCGAGGATGATTGCCGCTACGATTGCGGTGACGCCCGAGCCTCGCAGCAGTCCAATCAGCCCGCTGATGACGCTTACGCTGGCGGATAGTATGGCAACGCCGAGAGCTTCGACCATCATGCTTGCCAATGCGGGGAGACGGGAACCGTCTCCGGTCAATAGTGCGTAGGGAATCAGGGGCGCCGACATGCCTGCCCATGTGGCGAGGAACGTGCCGGACCAGATCATCGCGTTTTTCACCAAGAACAATGGGGCTCTGCCGCAGGGCCATGCATAGGTGATTACGCGGCCCGTGCCGGAGTAGGCCGGAATGATGATACGGGCGTAGTGGGCAGTTGAGGCGATGGAGCAGCCGGCGGTGGCGACCGCGCAGGTCACGGCCACCGTTAAGTCGGAAACCAGGAAACCGAGATGATCGACTCGGGCGATACCCACGATCCTGAAGAACAGCAGCGACAGCGAGCTGCCGATAAGAGTGGCGGCCAGTAGAAACAGGTAGAACCTATACGAGGTGTATTGTCGTTCGATGCGGTAGACATCCAGCATGGGACATGCTCCTTGGTTGTTTGTGTTAGTCCTGAGTGTGGCGGAAATAGTAGGATTCCAGATCGCTGATGTCGCTCATGGCATGTTGCGCTTTGACGGAACCGTGATTGATGACGATGACCTGGTCTCCGATGGTTTCGAGTTGGGCGAGCATGTGCGCACTGATGATGGCCGTGACTCCTCGTTTGTTCTCTTCCCGGATGATGCGGCAAAACAGCTTCATACCCGTGGGGTCTAACCCGTTCATCGGCTCATCCAGGAGCAGGAGCGTGGGATGATGCGCCAGGGCCGTTGCCAGTGCAAGGCGCATGCGGTTGCCCATGGACAAGGTATCGGCCGGTAAATCCCCCATGGAGGCCAAGCCGACCCGTTCCATTGTTTCGTCGGGGGACCAGTCGCATCGCATGAACGCTAGATGCTTGTGGAGGATGGCCCGTACGCTCATGCCTCGCTCGAAGACGGGAATGCCGATCAGCATGCCGACCTGTCTCAATAGCATGTCGCGGTTCTCGGGGTTCATGATACGGCCGCGGATATTAGTTTCACCTTGGTCGGGGGCGATCAGACCACCCAAGGTTTTGAGCAGCGTGGTCTTACCGGCCCCGTTCGGGCCGATCAGGGCGATGGTTTCTCCGGGATACGCGCTGAATGATATGTCGTTCAGGACCGGTTTTCCGCCGATAGTTTTCGACACCCTGTTGCAGTAGAGAGTCGCCGATAGCGATTTCATTTCATCTCCTTTTGGATGACCCCGCAAGACAGCCCACCTCCTTATCGCTTTAGGAGGGCAAACTCTGACAGTTCCCTGTCTTTGCTTGGCTCCCCGGACTGTTGATCCCGTTCATTTGTACGGGCATTCGTTAGATTACGAAGGGTTTCGCCATGGACCAAGGTCTCATCCTCGAAAATGAGGATTATCTGGCGCGGTCAGGCTGTCGCCACACCCCTTTCAGGGGCCGACGTAGATTCTCTGGGCCTGAGATAACAAGGGAATCGGTTGTCATCGGAGCGAAATCAGACTGCTGTGTTTCCGGGTTGCATCTGAGGTCAACGTGTCTTGCGTCACATCTTTCCTGCGCCAACTTCAGCGCATGCGTCGATTCCCGGATGGGAACTGTGCCGCGAAACCTGGACCGTATCTTCAGCATCGTGGAGGCAATCACCATGGAGGACTATCTCCATTGCCACTAAGCGGCTATAGTGGAGAGACGGCATGTGTCATATGCGTGTCAGACTTCCGCCGACCCGTGGAACGTTCGTTCCCGTTTGCCACGTTTAGGGGGACTCGTGAAACCTTTGCCGACGCTCCTGATCATGGACAACGACCGGCTGGCATTGCGATTGCTTTCAGCCAGTCTCAAACGTCTACTTCCCGGCTGCACGGTTCTTGCCCCAGTCGATACCGGCACCGAAGCCATATCCATCTGTTCTTCGCACCGCTGCCCGGATCTTCTGCTGGCCGATGTCTCCATGTCCGACATCAACGGATTAGTAGTGTGCCGGACGATCAGAAAAGAGAATTGGAAGACATCCGTACTGATGATGACATCGTTCAGCGTCGCCGAATATGCCGCTGAAGCGGTGGCTTCGGGCGCCCAGGGAATCATACATAAGGACAATCCGAAAACAATCGCCGAGGCTTTGCTGCAGATCAGGGAAAGGGGAGTCTGTTCTGATTGTTTCCTGAATGCCCACGATTC
This sequence is a window from Bifidobacterium breve DSM 20213 = JCM 1192. Protein-coding genes within it:
- a CDS encoding YggS family pyridoxal phosphate-dependent enzyme — translated: MTAYMDHKDLANEVIDQSRAQEITDGVHRVLDRIAAAESMAGREAGSVQLLAATKTRDVGEIMAAISAGIHLIGENRPQEVTVKAPGLTRLLSERGMSLGVIGGAGAFNGAAASGAANGVGDSDSTGASANAANHISFHLIGQLQANKIGKVLPVVNTIESVDSIELAEKIARRATMRGITVGVLLEVNESGEESKSGCAPSHAIDLAQRIGAMGGLELQGLMTIGAHVDDERAIRAGFAHLRRTRDQILASGAEGTASCKELSMGMTHDMAYAIEEGSTIVRVGTAIFGERAFI
- a CDS encoding ribose-phosphate diphosphokinase; translated protein: MSAILEGTPDKRLVLVTGRAYPELAEKVAECLGTEVLETTAYDFANGEMYVRFTEPVRGADVFVLQCHSGDINKWIMEQLIMIDALKRASAKSITVVAPFLGYSRQDKKHRGREPITARLIFDLFRSAGADRIMTVDLHAAQEQGFFDGPVDHLTAMPVLLDYVRSAIDLNNTTIVSPDAGRIKVSEQWAAKLGNLPLAFIHKQRDITRPNHAEAHGIIGDVDGRDCVVIDDMVDTAGTICEAVRTLNESGAKSVTLVATHGLLSGPAVERLSRCGAHEIVFMDTVPIPEEKRLPNMTVLSCAPLLAAGIRSVFEEGSVAILLEGLPEDMRPRNIYA
- the rpsF gene encoding 30S ribosomal protein S6, producing MSAHKYELMFIADPELDERGLKKLTEQYLELVTKEGGSFDEPDYWGRRKLAYEIAGKTEGNYVVVKYTAEPATSDELDRVLNLNESVIRTKILRKG
- a CDS encoding single-stranded DNA-binding protein gives rise to the protein MAGETIITVVGNLTRDPELRTIGSGSTVVNFTIAASTRQYNRNTNQWEDGDTLFMNCSAWDGRTSSLASNIANSLSKGMRVIAQGRLTQRSYQAQDGTQRTVVELRVDEIGPSLTRATAQVTRQASQGGFQGRSNGGFQGGQQPGQGYGNQGGYQGGYQGGAGYSQQSAPSNPAAQSAPATDPWSNAGSSDSGSFSTFGASSDFGGGDDSDPEF
- the rpsR gene encoding 30S ribosomal protein S18, which codes for MSRKRPQPPVKPFKKKPNPLKAAKITEIDYKDVALLRKFISDRGKIRSRRITGVTVQEQRELSKAIKNAREMALLPYATSGR
- the rplI gene encoding 50S ribosomal protein L9, whose product is MAETKVILTQTVANLGHSGDVVDVKSGYARNYLFPQGLAFAWTKGAEAQITAMKRARLAKAVATREEAIAAKDAIEGTTVEIAAKVSESGKLFGGISNEAIAIALSDKAPVNPKSIEVETIKTTGDFPAKVALHPEITASFFVKVVAE
- a CDS encoding IS256-like element ISBibr1 family transposase, coding for MRTKSAKAKKCPVCGRPMKKNGRTAKGVQRWKCAACSLSSTMPQENAGRARQLDAFLGWLLGRASQSACDANGDSRALRKRTAWCWNVRPVIPPPMVKHHTVMADGTYMNHGWCLVIAIDGESGEVLGFQWCSNGSKAAYMALFSRIPAPDVLITDGLRGAESACNEAWPAARIQRCLVHVQRNTRTDLTSKPRLEAGKELKKLSDGLTKIRDAEAAARWGEALNAWHIRWREFIAERTFAKDDPANPKASKQEWWWTHQELRRCYRRLERLFREGKLFAFLEPKLTAAGPVARTTNRLEGGVNSPLKHVLLDHHGLPEEHMRRACEWVCYMKSGNPAPGSLIRAGHWRPARPSPVEEETGAGTGAPRYGTGISWDEFHAHVSWRSDD
- a CDS encoding transposase; the encoded protein is MMPRVDCPMCGVVVASAPGGGARRPVHPGCSNAGLEAFNNGIKVAIRMAYGFHHVTNLIGLVMLRCGGLDIRLPQPAI
- a CDS encoding ABC transporter ATP-binding protein: MKSLSATLYCNRVSKTIGGKPVLNDISFSAYPGETIALIGPNGAGKTTLLKTLGGLIAPDQGETNIRGRIMNPENRDMLLRQVGMLIGIPVFERGMSVRAILHKHLAFMRCDWSPDETMERVGLASMGDLPADTLSMGNRMRLALATALAHHPTLLLLDEPMNGLDPTGMKLFCRIIREENKRGVTAIISAHMLAQLETIGDQVIVINHGSVKAQHAMSDISDLESYYFRHTQD
- a CDS encoding response regulator — protein: MDNDRLALRLLSASLKRLLPGCTVLAPVDTGTEAISICSSHRCPDLLLADVSMSDINGLVVCRTIRKENWKTSVLMMTSFSVAEYAAEAVASGAQGIIHKDNPKTIAEALLQIRERGVCSDCFLNAHDSFLRLKSAKNKDLSPREMEIVDRWSRGRSMSDIAEELSIGQTTVRTHLEHAASKLGVANNRALISAWMHLNR